A window of Sulfurimonas gotlandica GD1 contains these coding sequences:
- a CDS encoding pyruvate flavodoxin oxidoreductase subunit gamma, whose translation MLEIRWHSRAGQGAVTGAKGLADVISTTGKHVQAFAFYGSAKRGAAMTAYNRVDDAMIMNHEKYMEPDFVFVIDPALIYTSDVTVNHKESTKYIITTHLSKEELVKSQPKLEGKEVYTVDCITIANETIGRPIPNTPMLGAFMKVSEMYDIEFFKDSMKRILGKLPQKIIDSNMIAIQRAYDEVK comes from the coding sequence ATGCTAGAAATTAGATGGCATAGTCGTGCTGGACAGGGTGCTGTTACAGGAGCAAAAGGTTTAGCAGATGTTATTTCTACAACAGGTAAGCATGTACAAGCATTCGCATTTTATGGATCTGCTAAGCGTGGAGCTGCAATGACAGCATATAATCGTGTTGATGATGCGATGATTATGAATCATGAAAAGTATATGGAACCAGACTTCGTTTTCGTAATTGACCCTGCGTTAATTTATACAAGTGATGTTACTGTAAATCATAAAGAGAGTACAAAATATATTATTACTACTCACCTAAGTAAAGAAGAGCTTGTTAAATCTCAACCAAAACTAGAAGGTAAAGAAGTTTATACTGTTGATTGTATCACAATTGCAAATGAAACTATTGGTCGCCCAATTCCAAACACACCGATGCTTGGTGCATTTATGAAAGTCTCCGAGATGTATGATATAGAATTTTTTAAAGATAGTATGAAAAGAATTCTCGGAAAATTACCACAAAAGATAATTGACTCAAATATGATCGCAATTCAGCGCGCTTACGATGAAGTGAAATAA
- a CDS encoding 4Fe-4S dicluster-binding protein: MIKKGWDEFEIGAMLRTFDGSINDIAGTSQDDRSYSENSSYTASVADWRLIKPVFNKDYCIDCQFCWIYCPDVSIISRDKKMIGVDMDHCKGCGICVEVCPTNPKSLLMFPEQAEEEAEIASWPAKDEEK; the protein is encoded by the coding sequence ATGATTAAAAAAGGATGGGATGAATTCGAAATCGGAGCTATGCTTCGTACTTTCGATGGAAGTATTAACGATATAGCTGGAACAAGTCAAGATGATCGTTCTTACTCAGAAAATAGTTCTTATACTGCAAGTGTAGCTGATTGGAGACTAATCAAACCGGTATTTAATAAAGATTACTGTATTGATTGTCAATTTTGTTGGATATATTGTCCAGATGTTTCAATCATTTCTAGAGACAAGAAAATGATTGGTGTTGACATGGATCACTGTAAAGGCTGTGGAATTTGTGTAGAAGTTTGTCCGACAAACCCTAAATCACTTTTAATGTTCCCAGAACAAGCAGAAGAAGAGGCAGAGATAGCATCATGGCCTGCAAAAGATGAGGAGAAATAG